GTGACAATGCATAATTGCATATCCTTATACCTTAGCAGATGATGCAGCATCAGGAAATGATCCTTTAAAACCCTTCATCATAACCAAACCTTTACCTGAAGAGTTACCGGAAACAGCAAAGTGGAGCTATCAGATTTTCCATGTAGACTTAGCAGCAAAAgatcaaaaaagaaaacaacaaaaacaCAATCTGGTGCTAGACAGCCCAGCAAGCACTTTTTAGAACACTGGGTCAGTTGAAATATAAGGTCTAGTCTGGCATTCCTGTGCTGACTAATCCAGTAAGTCATAAAGGTAATCTCTACCTATTCTATATTTTTTAATGTCTCTATGAAAGAGCATAAAATATGTTGATATATCTAACAGCAGTAAAACAGATTTTTTCCTGCATAGCACCCACAGGACCTAACAGCTAAAGGCAGAGAATATATGGTTTAGACAGAGGAATACTGATCCACTACCAGTACTAAAACAAATAAAAGCAAAACCATTTTGTGGACGGAGATTTATGGTGAAAGTTTCATGCAATGTGGTGATGACCATAACATCAGTTAAAGGATTTAGATCTTTATATCTCAATCTCgtgttttttttcattttcaaatCAAGGTAGCACTTATTTGGCAGAGTCACTCTCTGCCTGGCAGTCCCAAGAATAATCTTTTCCTTTCACATGTGATGATTCAGATCAGGCCTCCACGGCTCAGGTTGAACCATATATGCATTTGACAGGCTAGCAGGTTACAGCCTTACAGGGAActgttccacggactaaagacTAGCTCCAATTACATAGTGACTGAACAAGTAACCATGGTAATTTATGGATTATTCAAGTTAATTTATAGCTTCAGTAATGCCAGTAACTTATGAATTATTCAAGTTAATTATTGCTTTAGTAATGTCAGTAGTATTTGATACAAGCATCGTCTGTGGTTTCCTATTCTGGACTTCCACTACAAAACAGCTATCTTTGGATTTCTACTTGTAAGTGGTGACTCAAGCAATACAAGCTCAAGGATGTCCAAACTGGTTTGGACAAGAGAATACTAGTCAGGGTTTTGTTAGGTTAACTGTGTGTGGTGATGCAGGATGAACTAAGAACACAAGATGTCGTATGGCTGGCATGATGGATGCTGTAAAAAGGAGACATGATTGAAATCTAATCTGCATTAATCTACTTATGAAACCTTAAATTCACTTTTAGGGCTCATCTTTATCTAATCGATCGCTATTGCAGATTCTCAATTGCATAGAACTGTAAGAAGGCCCATCTTCACATACCCAACTAATCCTCATACATGCAAGGCAGGTATAATAACAGAGCAGCAGATGTGAAACGCCTCAAACACACCTCCAGACCTTCTTCCGTTCAAAAAGAGATCCGGTATAAGACAAATATGCCAGAAGCATCCACCATACCAACTAACAATTTAACTATGCACATACATCAAAGTTGAAAACAGAGAATACAGATAGGGTGCGATTTGGGATTCTGTAAACTCTTTCAGATAACACAAATAACCATGCAATTGAACCCTTTTTTCAGGCTCAGAGTCTCAGCCCACAACAGCAGATTGATAGTCAAGTAATATCTGTCTGTGTGAAGCAAGGTAATCATCTACAGTTTGCTTTTACATTTCCTCTTAGTCTTTGTTTCATGAATACAACCAACACTAAACCTCTGCACAGTTAAATGGTCAGGACTCAGGACCTAAATGAAGTGAATAAAGCAGAGGAGAATTTTTCACCCAGCATTTCCATGTAGATCTACACATTTATTGAAACCAAGTAGTTCCATTCTCATTGTTATCACGAGTTCATGACGAGTTCAAAAGGTGCATGTAACTTAAATAGAGTCAAATCGTCTCTACAATCTCTAGAAACTCATACTGACATAACACTAAACTAACAAGAGAAAATTCCAAAAGGCGAAACTATACAATGTGAATAATTCCTCGGAGAAGGATACACAAGAGCACAACCAAATGAAACGAGTGTAAATCACACTAATACCCGCCTATCCGCAGGTGAACAATGCCCATCGCTAAACAACACTAACCACACACCAATTGGTCGGCTAGAATCGGGGAAAGAAAACATAATCCGCGCGGGGTCCAAACCCCATCGTCGCAAGTCCGTAGGTGAGGCCTCGAAATGGCGCGACGACCACacgtcgcctcgccgccgctgagcCCTAAACCCTAACCCGAGGTTCATCCCGTTCGAACAGGGAGAGGCaggtgaggaggagcggggACGACGGGAGGCGTGGGCTTACCGTAtccgacgacggcgccgacgagggACCCCGCGGCGGACTCCCAGGCGAAGCGGAGGAGGCAGACCCCGGGggccgcggtggccgcggcgagcgGGCTCGGGTTCCGCGACACCGCGAGGCGCGTCAGGATCGGGTTGTTGGTGGCGCCGGGCCGGCGCGCCCCCATTCGCCGCGGATGGGACTCGTCGGCGGAGTCGGAGTCGCTGGTGCCGCCGTCGGAGAAGGGGTCGTCGTCCTCCGGCctcgggtcgccgccgccgctcgccatggccgccgcagTGCCGTGCTGGTGTTCGTGTTCGCGCGCGTGTACGCCTAGCGTGCGGCTCGTCACGGGGGCCGGGGGGGTGCACCGTGCACCGCAACTGAACCGCGCAGCCTGCGGTGGGTCCACACTCGAGTAGGATTGTCTGTGGCCGCCGAATCCACAGTGGGGAACTGGTTATGGCCTTATGGGGTTGTTTTGCATTTGTGAATTGTGACTTTCTTGTGTTCTATCTACTCCGGTGATCAGTTCCTTGTTGGTCAAAGACCAGAATATACCATGTATTTTATATCTAAAAAGATTATTTAAAAGGGTTTCTTCTTCTTAAATTCGTTTACTACTTAGTTCATTGAAATTACAACGTACATTTTGTTTCATTAGCATAAGTCTTGACCAAGAATTACTCTatcaatacataatttttgtttTACAAAGTTGATGTCATTAAATTCATAGTCAATACTAAAAATATTAATAGAATAATTGCTTGTCAAAGCTCTATCCAAATTAATTGAAAATGCAAGGTTTCATTAGTAAGTTAGTTGTTAGTTTGGTAAATTCTCTTTCACCGTTCTTTTCTTTTCGTAGGAATTAACTACACCTGACATTTTTTGTTCCGTGTCGGGCTCCGAAAAGCAATGTTATAATTCGTCTTTTCGTAGGAATTAACTACACCTGACATTTTTTATTCCGTGTCGGGCTCCGAAAAGCAATGTTATAATTCGTGATCATGACCGTTCCATGGGCATTGCCAAGTCGAGTTTTCAGACCAGCCGTCCAGACCCGGCTTCCCGTTCCTTTTTTGATGAGCTCGGGCTGGCTTAATTTTTTGGGTGGGCTTTCGCTCGCTCGGGTGAGCAACTCCAAAAGATCCCTTAAAGGTACCGCAAAACCTTATTTAGGGGGAAAAAACTTATTTCTAACAGTTCCTCATCCTTCCTGTAAAAATACGTGGACGCGAAAAACACCTCCGTCGTCCCGCATCCATGCGGGAGATCAATCCTTCCCCAATCCCCCAAACTGCTCCCCGACCTGCTCGAGTTCCTCTCCCGGTCCTAGAGCGCGTCCGGGCGCGCGTTCGCGCCCCAGCCACCGACGCTCATCCTTGGATAGATCCGTTCCTTCGCTGATCAGCCTCTGCTCAGAGCCTCAGGCTAGCTATTTCTTCACCGTTCCATGTCCATGGCCACGAGAGCACTCACCGCCGTCGTCACCGGCCGCCGGGCGGCCGAGCAGAGTGGGCTCGCCGCCGTTCTCTCGTCGTGCAGGTAACATATAACAAGCAGACCATCTGAGCTCGTTTTGGAGTTGACGATGGGTGCATTTCAATCTGCAAGCTCTTCCCTTTCCTCGGATCTTGCGTCTTCGCAAGCTTTACGATCCTGATGTGCATCACTATTCATGTCTGCGTTGGTCTTTTGCAGGAGCGGAGGAGTTCGGGGTCTGTCGCACAGCAGCGCCCAACAGCGCCGGGAGGACCAGAGCGCCGGCGACCGTCAcgacgcagcggcggcggcggcggtcgccgcgGCGCAGGTGGAGGCGTCGCCGAACCGCAAGAACGTGGAGGTGGTGCAGGGGGACCGGTCCGCGACGCTGCTCCCCGACGAGGCGGCCGACGCGCTGGGCGGCGTGGGCGCTGAGGAGGCCGCCGACGCCTGGGTGCCCGACGAGGAGACGGGGGTCTTCGTCCCCGCTGAGGAGGCCACCGACAACGGCAACGGCGGCCCGCATGAGCAGCCTGCTGGGCCGTCGGTGCTGGACCAGGCGGTGTTCGTGCGCGTGGACATGGAGGACGTCGAGAGGCCCCCCGTCGACATGGCCAGCGCCCACAGCGGCGCCAAGTGAACAACCCCACcatgcgcgccgccggcgacgaccgtGTAGGCTTGCTTGTTAGTCTCATGCTCTCACCCCGGACGATAGTTGTACATCCGTTATGAAATATTGGGGTGAAATATTGGTGGGCgagttattagcgatctgctctgagttgatatatttttaggggaaattttttttgaaaaagtccTGATACATAGTTTTGGAGAAGAACTCTAATTACACCTCATAGCTAATAactttttttattcatattttattttattctaaTTACCCTGCAGGGTTATAATCTATTGCAATAGCCGCGCTCCCGGTCAGAGAGCACGCTCTTGTACTTTGACTTTAACGTAGAGTTCCGTGAAGAGCTTATGGAAGATTGAGCTCATGACTACATGGCCACTTTACTACTTATGCAATTGTATTGGTGCTTGATATAGAAAGTAGACACCATGTCTTTTGCTTATTCACTTGATAAATTATGCTCGCATTTTTATGGTCTAATGTTAAAATTCGACAAGCCTCGTGCGTCCACCAAACGTATAGTATTATGGTTAAGTCCTGCAAGCACGCAATGTACTTATGGTGTGTTTTGCAGGTTTCTTGTTGTGAGTAATAACCACATTCATCCTATCGGAGCCATCAAGGTGGATGAATGGTGGAAGTCGCTCTAAGCTTGTGCAGATAGTGTCTTATGGGCAAGGACATCATTGTTGCACCTTATTACTTTATATCTCCCCACTGCGTTTTAACTCTCAATCTAAGAAAAACATGATAGGATAGCCGCCTAGACCTAAATAAAATCTAAGTTGTTAAGAACCTCACTTTAATTGGCGAGAATTCTTATGTTCTAGTTCATGTATGTTGTAAAAATTGTGAAATTTTTGTAAGATGATCAAGACTTGTGAATCAAAGTTTAAAATTTGTTCTCATATGTTTCCTTGTGATGGTTGCCATAATATAAAAACGGTATGCAAGTTGTTCCTAGGCGATGCTCGAGGCGCATACCGAGAACTACCGGGATTATTTTGATGAAGTCGTGTTGATCAATAGATGATAACCTGGTTTAGTTGAaataatttgggtggttccacaGTTTCAGTGGCCCATTAGTTTAAAACATTGCACTGGGAATATCGTATAAACAATTAACTGTGTTGTGAGTTGCATTTGTGCATTGTCCAAAAAACTACCAATGAAAATGTGTGTGCTTTAGAAATATTTATTATTGCCTGATACTACTGGCCTTATCCAACAAATGACATTGAATGGTCATAAGGTAGCCTTTGAAGCACATCTAGATATTATTATCTTGTAGATGTGTAGCCCGCTAAACTCAACTTGATGGATTAGTGATGAAATGGGTAATTTTTGTAACATGATCTTAAGGAAGCATTAAACATGaagtaatttttttataatatattttttatttgttccATGAGAAAGAAATATTTTAATGTGCTTCTTCCAGTTAGCTATCATATTAGATTATGGGGTGTTGGTTTGTATATTCTTTATGCTATAAAGCATAAGTTTTTGGAAAATGTTGTAGGTGTGTTTATTTTGTATGCTAtaaagcattttttttcttttaaacaCCAGCATGCACACGTGTTTAATTTTTCCAATTAATAGGTTTTTAACGCCTCCAAGTTTTTAACAAATCAGACATCTTTGCTCTagatataaaatttatttatttgattttctatcaatataaaaatatttacaatattttaaaaatatgtgCGTGCGACTGCACCCTACTAATAACACTTAAAAACCAAAAGTAATATTCCGCAGAAAGAACCAGTACATTTTCCAAACCAGTACATTTTCCAAACTAGTACATACTAAATGCATTAATCCGTTCATTGAACTTTTTTAAAATAATATGTTACATTACCCTTATTTAAACTGAAATACACTTTTCTTCATCATTTTGAaagtaagaaaaagaaaagaaaagtgaaAAGAAAACGAAGGTGGAAGTGGAAGCGGGCGTTCCCAGCTGTGTGAAGAAGCATAGGGCCTCGCGCTGCCATCTGCCTCCCAGACCCGGAGTGCCCCACTCGCTCGCTCGGCCCGGGCACGGGCACCACCGCACAAGGCTTTTACCAGCTCCCCACGCGTCGCCGCCGACCGcaacgccgccggcgaggcggctcctctccctctctgacGCCGCCGGATCCTCCACCCACCGCGCACCTCTCTGGTTCCCTTGGGGGGTAGAGATCCGTTCGCGCGAGGACTGGTCCCTTCTTGGGTTGGTAAGCAACCTAAGCTCACTTTCTCGGAGGATTCCTTCCAATCAAACCCGGATTCCTCTCTCTGCCCATTCGGTGTTGGCTCGGGGTTTTCCTTCTGCGTGGTGCGCTGCTAACCCGATCCGTCCATCCATGTCTTGATTAGGGTCTCCTCCTCCAGCGCGCGAGATCGACGCTGGTTGGCACTGACTAGAGTACTTCGTGGCGCCTGATTTCGGGGGTGCGGTTTATCCTCCAGGAAATTTTGGGGGGTTTGGTTCGGCTGAACCCCCATGGCCCAGGCGAAGTCTGCTCCCGGAAAGAAGGAGGTGGGCCGGGGACGGTCGCCGGAGCCGCTCGATTTCTTCATCTGGACTGTCGAGGTGCTCATCTGTGTTCCCCTTCCTTTGCTTTGACTACTAGAAATGCTAGTTTTCTCGCAAATTAATGGTTTTAATTTTGTGCGTTGCTGCTATGTAGGCTTTAGTTTGGGAGAATTAGCTAGGAGATTTGGGAATGTGGAATCTGTCATTCTGTATTCTCCCTCTGATGATCCTTGGCTCTAGATTTTGCTTCTGCCCTTCCCTGGAGGACTGGAATATAGAGTTATGCATATCTATATTTTACCTGTTGATTTTGAAAAGGGGATGTGATGATATTGGTTATGCACCTAGCTTTTTAAGTTATCACTCTGGTTAGGTATTTGAGAAATCTATGGCGTGAATTCTTAAGAAAAGTCTTAGCGCCTTGGTATTTGTATGCGGTTGTCTCTTCCATGTATGAACTGCTACTGAGTATTGACGTTGCAGTTACTGAATTGCTATTTTCTTGCCCTGCAGCTGCTATTTGTTACATTTGTGAATTTTGTTTGCATCTTCCATAATCCTGGGTTCTTTTGTGTCTGTGGCTTTGGATCTTCGCCATTAGAGTATCTCTGGTTTAATCTTGTAAGTCGACGGGGGTGCTTATTGTGAAATCTGTACCTAGCACCAGTTTGATGATGTTGCTACATGAAGTTCAGTTAACTGACACACCCTTGTTTCCTATGCTGATGTGcttatcaatttttttttactaatCTGGGTTAGAATGCAATCTTGATTTTTGTCATGATGTGGTGCAAACTCTGTTTTTGTAGCTATGCATTGTTGATGTTTGTTAAAAGTTTGCCTTTCTGTTGATCATTTCTTCTGTGCCTTTAAGGCACTTAGTCTATGTCATGATCTCTTTCCGGTGTAACTTTCCTAAGAATGATCTGAACCTTGAAATTCCTTGCTCGTTTGGTTATTATTACTGAAGTATCATACGCACGAGTACAGAAAGGAAAATCTCCACATCTTTAGCTAGGTCATGTCCAAAACATAAGTGTCATTTATTTTCCTATTTAATTATCTGGTGTCCTtatcaataaaaaaaaatctggtgTCCATATTTCTCTGTTTCTTTTTGGGTCTCTTTTTTGTCATTGGTATGCTTCTTGTTTTTAGTTCTGCATTTCTGGTTGCAATTTAGTTCAATCTGACAATCTCGTCCTTCAATTTTGTGCATGTTTGCTCTAGAATCATGTCTTATGTTAGGCTTTATGCGGATGCAATGATAGCGTAATGATAGAGCATCCAGCTAAGATGCCACCTGCCCAGGCTCCAATCTAGGGTGCCGCAGGTCGTGTGCCCGTCTCGCTGTGTAAATTGGTTACAGTGAAGGCAGTTCCAGCTTGTTTCCTGTCTGCTCTTGGCCAAGTTCAGTGGGCCCCTCCTGAAGAGCTATGTCAGGGGAAACATCTCTCCCCCTGATcaacttttcttcttcttatgtTAGGCTCTA
This sequence is a window from Setaria italica strain Yugu1 chromosome III, Setaria_italica_v2.0, whole genome shotgun sequence. Protein-coding genes within it:
- the LOC101753378 gene encoding uncharacterized protein LOC101753378; protein product: MSMATRALTAVVTGRRAAEQSGLAAVLSSCRSGGVRGLSHSSAQQRREDQSAGDRHDAAAAAAVAAAQVEASPNRKNVEVVQGDRSATLLPDEAADALGGVGAEEAADAWVPDEETGVFVPAEEATDNGNGGPHEQPAGPSVLDQAVFVRVDMEDVERPPVDMASAHSGAK